One genomic window of Lytechinus variegatus isolate NC3 chromosome 1, Lvar_3.0, whole genome shotgun sequence includes the following:
- the LOC121425700 gene encoding beta-3 adrenergic receptor-like: MIDLSNTSSMPEDEEEDNLGPRKGLAGFLGTIAVLGFFGNSLVVLAVVLYPKLRTITNVYLTSLACSDILLSLTIPWLIVGLVSPQGWPLSDESCILVAIVRFTCSGSSVWHLVAIGFNRMILITTSSETYRKIYSRANTAIILMVTWLIPFTVIIVPYAIGATELGYDDGPHLCSDIEDRPDGTENLLHTYIAGTFLTCIPLFIVLCVYLRIYVHVRLHVRKQNAWSSGHQKQQQQQQNNAVATVSSTVQDPGLTEKQIKEGTKSSERFSENNAGGAGDQSKAAHENKTKNPTAATNKPPAKKGNDLETRITKNTFYVVVGFLLCVVPYGICVLNRFGPDGTPLGQGFLLFNVCMNPIIYGTKHPHFRAAIRNIFMGRVSGPLATSNSVGPVSQTQGTA, encoded by the exons ATGATCGATCTATCAAACACTTCTTCCATGCCggaagatgaggaggaggacAACCTAGGTCCGAGGAAGGGTCTGGCGGGATTCCTAGGCACAATTGCAGTCTTGGGATTCTTCGGAAACTCTCTTGTCGTTCTTGCCGTCGTCTTGTACCCAAAGCTGCGGACAATTACCAACGTGTATCTCACAAGCCTTGCCTGCAGCGATATCCTTTTGAGCTTAACAATTCCCTGGCTGATTGTCGGGTTGGTATCGCCTCAAGGATGGCCACTATCGGATGAGAGCTGTATATTGGTGGCTATTGTCAGATTCACCTGTAGCGGTAGCAGTGTGTGGCATTTGGTTGCTATCGGATTCAACCGAATGATCCTAATCACAACTTCCAGTGAAACTTACAGAAAG ATATACAGCCGTGCTAACACTGCCATTATTCTCATGGTCACGTGGTTAATTCCTTTCACCGTCATCATAGTACCTTATGCCATTGGTGCCACGGAACTCGGCTATGATGACGGTCCTCATCTCTGCAGTGACATCGAAGACCGGCCAGACGGAACGGAGAATCTCCTCCACACCTACATAGCTGGTACCTTCTTAACATGCATCCCGTTGTTCATCGTGTTATGCGTATACCTCCGCATCTATGTTCATGTCCGACTGCACGTACGGAAGCAGAATGCATGGTCTTCGGGGCATCAgaagcagcagcaacagcagcagaaCAATGCGGTAGCTACCGTAAGTTCGACTGTTCAAGACCCAGGATTAACCGAGAAGCAAATCAAGGAAGGCACTAAAAGTAGCGAACGTTTTAGTGAGAACAACGCAGGTGGTGCCGGAGACCAATCCAAAGCAgctcatgaaaataaaacaaag aatcccaccgctgccaccaataAACCACCAGCCAAGAAAGGCAACGACCTTGAGACCCGAATCACCAAGAACACTTTCTATGTAGTCGTTGGGTTCCTCCTATGCGTTGTTCCATATGGCATCTGTGTCCTCAACCGCTTTGGGCCCGATGGTACACCTTTAGGTCAAGGTTTCCTTTTGTTCAACGTTTGCATGAACCCAATAATCTACGGCACCAAGCACCCACACTTCAGGGCGGCTATCAGAAATATCTTCATGGGTCGAGTTTCGGGCCCACTGGCCACGTCTAATTCAGTTGGACCGGTCAGTCAGACACAAGGCACTGCTTGA